A genome region from Rattus norvegicus strain BN/NHsdMcwi chromosome 17, GRCr8, whole genome shotgun sequence includes the following:
- the Ptf1a gene encoding pancreas transcription factor 1 subunit alpha, with protein MDAVLLEHFPGALDTFPSSYFDEEDFFTDQSSRDPLEDGDELLGDEQAEVEFLSHQLHEYCYRDGACLLLQPAPSAAPHALAPPPLGDPGEPEDSGSYCCDAGAPLGAFPYSPGSPPSCLAYPCTAVLSPGTRLRGLNGAAAAAAAAARRRRRVRSEAELQQLRQAANVRERRRMQSINDAFEGLRSHIPTLPYEKRLSKVDTLRLAIGYINFLSELVQADLPLRGSGTGGCGGPGGSRHLGGDSPGNQAQKVIICHRGTRSPSPSDPDYGLPPLAGHSLSWADEKQLKEQNIIRTAKVWTPEDPRKLNSKSFDNIENEPPFEFVS; from the exons ATGGACGCCGTGCTCCTGGAGCATTTTCCCGGGGCCCTGGACACCTTCCCGTCCTCTTACTTCGATGAGGAAGATTTCTTCACCGATCAGTCCTCTCGGGACCCACTGGAGGACGGCGACGAGCTGCTGGGGGATGAGCAGGCGGAGGTAGAGTTCCTCAGTCACCAGCTGCACGAATACTGCTACCGCGACGGGGCGTGCCTGCTGCTGCAACCTGCGCCCTCGGCGGCCCCGCACGCGCTCGCCCCGCCGCCTTTGGGGGACCCTGGCGAGCCCGAGGACAGCGGCAGCTATTGCTGCGATGCAGGGGCGCCTCTTGGTGCCTTCCCCTACTCGCCCGGCTCACCGCCCTCCTGTCTCGCCTACCCTTGCACCGCGGTACTGTCCCCCGGTACGCGGCTCCGTGGTTTGAACGGagcagcggcagcggcggcggcggccgcaAGGCGGCGGCGACGCGTGCGCTCCGAGGCAGAGCTGCAGCAGCTGCGACAAGCGGCCAACGTGCGAGAGCGGCGCCGCATGCAGTCTATCAACGACGCCTTCGAGGGGCTGCGTTCGCACATCCCCACGCTGCCCTACGAAAAGCGCCTCTCCAAGGTAGACACGCTGCGCTTAGCCATAGGCTACATTAACTTCCTCAGCGAGCTGGTGCAAGCCGACTTGCCACTGCGCGGGAGTGGCACAGGTGGTTGCGGGGGCCCAGGTGGCAGCCGGCACCTCGGAGGGGACAGCCCAGGTAACCAGGCCCAGAAGGTCATCATCTGCCATCGAGGCACCC gtTCGCCCTCCCCCAGCGACCCGGACTACGGTCTCCCTCCTCTTGCAGGGCACTCCCTTTCCTGGGCTGATGAAAAACagctcaaagaacaaaatatTATTCGTACAGCTAAAGTGTGGACCCCAGAGGACCCCAGAAAACTCAACAGTAAATCTTTTGACAACATAGAGAACGAACCACCTTTTGAGTTTGTGTCCTGA